In ANME-2 cluster archaeon, a single window of DNA contains:
- a CDS encoding cytochrome c biogenesis protein ResB: protein MELIDTWIKKVPRFFRSRKLTIYLISMVILLSFIGTIIPQQHIFTHTHMEEMKNQSVFLDYMDTIGFTAIYTSWLFFGVMLLLYLNTIFCTYDMWRNSIRKMKRGSNFRKKDGISGLANNALVVLAGTSVQSRDTIISHLEKRRYKVQQNGNSFVATKNRLGIFGTPVFHLCILLVLGAILYGGVGRMEGRLQLVEGQTLYEQHQDYFYVAEGPLFDEKHQNFGFILERFHPRYEDDEGVYRGIASEILIIRDGKVVKKDVLHSNHLIIYEDVTLFQNEYGFAPLFLLKDATGAVISGSYVYAEDDGSGRYLTVFPVADTGLTAQITLYPNTSRRILESGYDMPQNPQVYLELFEGEEQVFDGVLGLNQLVKLGNYPGMGEVTLGFYDLKYWSIISVVTDHGIPFIFGGIYLALFSMIVMFFFSPKHIFGVFENDGFGRPVLYIGGKSDKYKSSFEYVFNNLIEEIKEAVQDEST from the coding sequence ATGGAATTGATTGATACGTGGATAAAAAAGGTCCCTCGTTTTTTCCGGTCAAGAAAACTTACCATCTACCTGATCTCAATGGTCATATTACTTTCATTTATTGGTACCATCATTCCCCAGCAGCATATTTTTACTCATACACACATGGAGGAGATGAAAAACCAGAGTGTATTCCTGGATTATATGGATACGATAGGATTCACCGCAATCTACACTTCATGGCTGTTTTTCGGGGTAATGCTCCTGTTGTATCTTAACACGATATTCTGTACGTATGATATGTGGCGGAATTCTATCCGGAAAATGAAACGAGGTAGCAATTTCAGAAAAAAAGATGGGATATCCGGACTTGCCAATAATGCCCTCGTGGTACTTGCTGGAACATCTGTTCAATCTCGTGATACAATAATATCTCACCTTGAAAAACGGCGTTATAAGGTGCAGCAAAATGGGAATTCCTTTGTCGCCACAAAGAACCGGCTTGGGATATTTGGCACCCCTGTGTTCCACCTTTGTATCCTGCTGGTACTGGGAGCTATTCTGTATGGTGGTGTAGGCAGGATGGAAGGGCGGTTGCAGCTGGTGGAAGGCCAGACATTGTATGAGCAGCACCAGGATTATTTTTACGTGGCTGAAGGTCCACTGTTTGATGAGAAGCACCAGAATTTTGGTTTTATTCTTGAGCGGTTCCATCCCCGGTATGAAGATGATGAAGGTGTTTACCGGGGGATTGCCAGCGAGATCCTTATTATTAGGGATGGAAAGGTGGTGAAAAAAGACGTGTTGCACTCCAACCACCTGATAATCTATGAAGATGTAACCCTCTTCCAGAACGAGTACGGGTTTGCACCCCTGTTCCTATTGAAAGATGCGACCGGTGCGGTGATATCCGGTTCGTATGTGTATGCAGAGGACGATGGCAGTGGCAGGTATTTAACCGTATTTCCGGTGGCAGATACCGGGCTTACGGCCCAGATAACCCTGTACCCGAACACTTCAAGGAGAATACTGGAAAGTGGTTATGATATGCCCCAGAATCCACAGGTATATCTTGAACTGTTCGAGGGGGAAGAGCAGGTATTTGACGGTGTGTTAGGGTTGAACCAGCTGGTGAAGCTGGGTAATTATCCTGGTATGGGTGAAGTGACGCTGGGATTCTATGACCTGAAGTATTGGAGCATTATTTCTGTCGTGACAGATCACGGGATACCCTTTATCTTCGGGGGAATATACCTGGCACTATTTTCAATGATAGTGATGTTCTTTTTCAGTCCCAAACATATTTTTGGGGTATTTGAGAATGATGGGTTTGGTAGACCTGTTTTATATATAGGTGGAAAGAGTGATAAATATAAATCGTCATTTGAATATGTATTTAATAATCTAATTGAAGAAATAAAAGAGGCAGTACAAGATGAGTCAACTTGA
- the ccsB gene encoding c-type cytochrome biogenesis protein CcsB, whose protein sequence is MSQLEWILYLSASSLYGISAVLYILSVVFKKEEWLRYGALAAFVGLLPHTGSLYIRWVESGHGPYMTIHEVFSSYAWVSVALFLLVALRVERIRLAGMVVVPVSFIMMGMGATLSREIYSIPASLSSYWLIAHVGFAKLAFGGILIGTALAVLYILNERQEQGKGSEGMKKFLGRFPGKDMMDDLSYQFVSAGFLFLSVMIGAGAIWAYQTWGRYWAWDPIETWSLIVWFIYGIFLHLRMNAGWRGKKSAWMLVVAIFILAFSLFGTGIVYTGLHSAYMV, encoded by the coding sequence ATGAGTCAACTTGAATGGATCTTATATTTATCCGCGTCTTCATTGTATGGTATTAGCGCTGTATTATATATTCTCAGTGTGGTTTTCAAGAAAGAAGAATGGTTGAGATATGGTGCACTGGCAGCGTTTGTCGGGCTATTGCCCCATACGGGTTCATTGTATATCAGGTGGGTAGAGTCGGGACATGGACCCTATATGACCATACATGAAGTATTTTCATCCTATGCCTGGGTCTCAGTGGCTCTGTTCCTGCTTGTGGCTCTAAGAGTAGAAAGGATACGGTTGGCGGGAATGGTCGTGGTTCCTGTTTCGTTTATTATGATGGGAATGGGAGCAACTCTTTCACGGGAAATATACTCAATTCCTGCATCGCTGAGCAGTTACTGGCTGATCGCTCATGTGGGTTTTGCCAAACTTGCTTTTGGAGGTATTCTGATAGGTACTGCTCTTGCGGTGTTATACATCCTTAACGAGCGACAGGAGCAAGGAAAGGGTTCTGAGGGGATGAAGAAGTTCCTGGGGCGTTTTCCTGGTAAAGATATGATGGACGACCTGAGCTACCAGTTTGTAAGTGCCGGCTTTTTATTTCTCAGTGTGATGATAGGGGCAGGAGCGATATGGGCTTACCAGACCTGGGGACGGTACTGGGCATGGGACCCTATTGAGACCTGGTCTTTGATTGTGTGGTTTATTTATGGTATTTTCCTGCACTTGCGGATGAATGCTGGATGGCGGGGTAAAAAGAGTGCTTGGATGCTTGTTGTAGCAATATTCATACTGGCTTTTTCGTTGTTTGGTACTGGTATTGTTTATACTGGATTACACTCTGCATATATGGTATAA
- a CDS encoding tetrahydromethanopterin S-methyltransferase subunit A: MSNDTIAQEWPPVRGDYTIIDPESRISVVTLASDMDPLPGACIMGSCKTENLGIEKIMANTISNSNIRYILVCGQESKGHLSGNTLLAIHTNGIDGHGRIIGSNGAIPFIENIPHDAIEHFRAQVELIDRRGLVEAGEIQAIIEEYKSKGEPFPHPPMVVQSARKKKHVEREIKGADIMIANDILMDTTSGLVFVQI, encoded by the coding sequence ATGTCAAATGACACCATCGCGCAGGAATGGCCACCGGTCAGGGGAGATTATACCATAATAGACCCTGAATCCCGCATTTCTGTGGTCACCCTTGCAAGCGATATGGACCCGCTCCCTGGTGCCTGTATAATGGGAAGCTGCAAGACCGAGAACCTTGGCATAGAGAAAATAATGGCAAATACCATCTCCAATTCAAATATCAGGTATATCCTGGTGTGCGGCCAGGAATCAAAAGGACACCTGTCAGGAAATACACTCCTGGCAATCCACACCAACGGTATAGATGGACATGGCAGGATTATTGGTTCAAACGGAGCCATACCTTTTATTGAGAACATCCCACACGATGCCATTGAACATTTCAGGGCGCAGGTTGAACTCATCGACAGGCGGGGACTGGTTGAGGCTGGTGAGATTCAGGCGATAATCGAGGAATATAAGTCGAAAGGTGAACCCTTCCCCCACCCGCCCATGGTGGTCCAATCAGCCAGAAAGAAAAAACACGTTGAGCGCGAAATAAAAGGTGCAGATATAATGATAGCCAACGATATTCTGATGGATACCACATCAGGGTTAGTGTTCGTCCAGATATAA
- the mtrH gene encoding tetrahydromethanopterin S-methyltransferase subunit H, whose product MFVFKKEQQVINIANVRIGGQPGQFPTVLAGTIFYNKHNIVSDPGAGIFDKQAAESLINMQETLSDETGNPHMIHIYAETPQAAQRYLDFVSATTDVPFLLDSTDSTVRAAAANYVSEVGLADKTIYNSLNMSVTDDEVEALANSDIDAAIILGFNAMDSSLDGRMELLENGGRVLPHGLLETADECGITKKLIDPSITPMGNGAGIALRMCISAKAKWGYPVGSGIHNAPSAWNWLRDKSKEDKLIYRICDIASTGLQQMAAGDFILYGPIENAKYTFPVAAMADIMISESVADLDVEPVDGHPIRKLV is encoded by the coding sequence ATGTTCGTATTCAAAAAAGAACAGCAGGTCATCAATATCGCGAATGTCAGGATCGGAGGTCAACCAGGGCAGTTCCCTACTGTACTGGCAGGCACTATCTTCTACAATAAACACAATATAGTATCGGACCCAGGCGCAGGCATATTTGACAAACAGGCCGCAGAATCACTTATCAACATGCAGGAGACCCTTTCAGATGAGACCGGCAATCCGCACATGATACACATCTATGCTGAAACCCCCCAGGCTGCACAACGTTACCTGGACTTTGTCAGTGCAACAACCGATGTCCCATTCCTGCTCGATTCCACTGATTCCACGGTGCGAGCGGCAGCTGCGAATTATGTCAGCGAAGTGGGGCTGGCAGACAAGACCATCTACAACAGCCTGAACATGTCGGTCACAGATGATGAGGTCGAAGCACTGGCCAATTCAGATATTGACGCCGCCATCATCCTGGGATTCAATGCAATGGATTCCAGTCTTGACGGGAGAATGGAACTGCTTGAAAACGGCGGACGTGTACTCCCGCACGGGTTACTGGAAACTGCTGATGAATGCGGTATAACGAAAAAGTTAATTGACCCGAGCATTACTCCCATGGGCAATGGTGCAGGTATCGCACTGAGAATGTGCATAAGTGCCAAAGCGAAATGGGGGTATCCTGTAGGTTCAGGTATTCACAATGCACCATCAGCCTGGAACTGGCTACGTGATAAAAGTAAGGAAGACAAGCTCATCTACCGGATATGCGACATCGCATCCACTGGTCTGCAACAGATGGCTGCCGGCGATTTCATACTTTACGGGCCTATCGAAAATGCGAAGTACACATTTCCTGTTGCAGCAATGGCAGACATCATGATATCTGAAAGCGTGGCCGACCTGGACGTGGAACCGGTCGACGGTCATCCTATAAGGAAACTGGTCTGA
- a CDS encoding fibronectin type III domain-containing protein, which translates to MLNIQNRLIVVFLILFIVFNTGTVSATSDCLDCHAETVTIMPDIENPHLLPEPAQTVSSMSTTGSEVGILSASSPPLVYDITSRGKATTAFIAWKTNESTDNRVYFGTDEADITSWVNGTWSNWKNNTLSPSITLTDLSINTSYYYRIESTDDYGNVNSTDIPVQSFTTAFLNMEISTNRIVILDDPMYAGSNAAPGFENPPDPVLQQNWTGNDWNNDYWKDESTTIRAYVLVMDVQGMGADNTPVNFTLKNPAGIVIDQSSSITDSGGIASYLFDMNNKNYWGTWIIEVNSTVDGKFVHSSTDYILNWWGCALCHGDPGPVIFNQTLSMNGNATNPDFPIPNSPYAMGYDMAHQLTVVGGNMSNYHGKFYSIDYSLLGWYGNGHENYSYNPVGYSQFPDTKCVHCHQGYDGYPGGNTSATYIDFRQDYHNFSCDSHACHAVEGRVQPYQSNFGIPEMKSCGFQFILPDDGGIASKQPQCHAIWGDIYDVPYVAGGNGNVTIVSTLDDNNNDSNDQARVNYSDSIPASGDPLRLHTLNDKVPCVLCHGPNHGIRNPDPSTFERRLSAVDEADKIATRFADGCVICHQPEPTYKNPESTCEVCHVGLDILPFEQNSNGTTEISHCQTCHTKKQHNASVDCTVCHSQDAHIIKYFDINGDYSPLQSNAGNCTTCHQNNKLSTILANPKAGTYSGNAPLVNDPTTHSVNSINGTLWDRGVNFWVNTSQVTTCLYCHGNTTHESTALGYPGIFQGINIVGGDLSGSWCGSCHYQNNTNYDVMAGTMDPVPPEITGNATYGNYTIADDGTTIYFDHSNISSFNDSRCSHCHNNSATTSTGLMHGVLDGLGGPDCILCHEGSGVIGTLTINMTLFNQSPHANINNGNATNNKHCYMCHRDGTAPIGATGQAEHISKEIRYNASDRSCADTECHGNTSSSIYVGSHFDNATQYGRFESGFVRTSQTCEFCHGKTQVPIFNESIPGNGSNISMVLDDGTGPTGHYVRNIVDGDSHYVVDTVGWEVDGKNGSQGCVYCHKDQSEVFGATNISSWANHSTFGNNCYRCHINGTTYLHDLGVITASGGTPDCLGCHGLGRPQEDINETAFGLSIHKDLNTNATNVTVLNNTLSKTCWACHGNGSEPGGHINNSLGPNVPANTTRPLNCSEAKCHVNGTAIYNVTINGTQPISTIEHIPGQFRSTLTDIIAVDCTLCHKNSLTYNNDTKRGLANESDASNVSHYGSLTTTNISAVKPTTDCTLCHKNTTNNVTWGGAMQVRHPVNKSTSFCVNCHGSGTTFHAENLSTVPEIHSSGFDWEGDGIDSFSIYPPLLSQDMEGCFACHNGTVDFATMGQDIDDDNSRICEECHYNNSVGPFTINISMRSDVSDTIPRVYNHINDSANATVVIRTNLTASSTSQLSSPSTCFNYNNNTGNGACHGVSYENRTDAGGYYAFNNYEISMKASTNMSPYRYTQTIDHMPNTTDCRICHLGANSSVGTLVESSYWGNPMNVSDTKPTIPTHININAQIGDCWACHVFGGVQPLDFHDVNITGGGGPDCISCHDVGRSGATSWVNVSALNGSLNGNASIHYAINNATTGTGGSTGNPDNQICWACHQSDGSEPSGMGDIFEDPYKCYDCHDGTAPYTNVSNAPGVFQHFVNGSALKAASNAPDNSSSCLVCHNLTEMKVEYSEGIDTYSTNYSIPSHYGRNRSSGPDSLRTGPGNSVNCSYCHQTPGNNFTSAMVNINNASVPNHSLAYNATTPYCTECHNGGWMHNASLYKPTNLTIESSGLCLSCHGDAKSYTGPMVTSNKSRHNNSLDCTQCHINTSKRDIHGIKYLQTDGSSYTTVNTTAVNCTTCHQDNASAVNQSLNPIPLIQKPMYHSEDPMAGRKWNDSYSPYWNNTNEACEYCHNATLHEVDALGNLASLRSNTTDLSDYICASCHKSGSAMYSSIGGNANFSKTPPEITLTINSNDGTFFYNHSTLSDFIDSICKGCHGNSSNPPQNTTIFAHDVYGANITLCINCHDAPLGLVPTTVQLNVSATNNGSESIHYNLNSAASDDNLRCYACHANGSAPSSHPSLSDAKLCDECHVTLNFSAPLVGRHIPNASAPQQFSTSNITTNYAQCWNCHNNSVNSSATMWQNNRSLVSHYGTNSSLVRTNSNSTVDECYNCHWNTTNQYKYGNAPQTQMASQIQCYECHNGDWKFERRMPGLPEMWVFYSSEPGDLHNQQMGTYWACSTCH; encoded by the coding sequence ATGTTAAACATTCAAAATAGATTGATTGTTGTATTTTTGATTTTGTTTATCGTATTTAATACCGGTACTGTAAGTGCAACATCAGATTGCCTGGATTGCCATGCTGAAACTGTAACAATAATGCCCGATATTGAAAATCCACATTTGCTACCTGAACCCGCTCAAACTGTATCTTCTATGAGTACCACGGGTTCTGAGGTCGGGATCCTCTCAGCCAGTTCCCCTCCCCTGGTGTATGATATTACTTCAAGAGGAAAAGCAACAACTGCATTTATCGCCTGGAAGACCAACGAATCCACTGATAATCGTGTGTATTTCGGGACCGATGAGGCAGATATTACTTCCTGGGTCAACGGAACATGGAGCAACTGGAAAAATAACACCCTTTCCCCCTCAATTACTTTGACAGACCTTTCCATAAATACCTCTTATTATTATCGAATTGAAAGTACTGATGACTATGGAAATGTTAATAGTACCGACATACCTGTCCAGTCTTTTACCACTGCTTTTTTGAATATGGAGATATCCACAAATCGAATTGTGATACTGGATGACCCAATGTATGCAGGGAGCAATGCAGCACCGGGGTTTGAGAATCCGCCAGACCCTGTTTTACAGCAAAACTGGACCGGCAATGACTGGAACAACGATTACTGGAAAGATGAATCTACCACTATCCGGGCTTATGTATTAGTTATGGATGTTCAGGGAATGGGCGCAGATAACACACCTGTAAACTTCACTTTGAAAAATCCGGCAGGGATTGTAATTGACCAAAGCAGTTCGATCACCGATTCAGGAGGCATCGCTTCGTATCTATTTGATATGAATAATAAGAACTACTGGGGAACCTGGATAATCGAGGTCAATTCTACTGTTGATGGTAAGTTTGTACATTCAAGCACTGATTATATCCTCAACTGGTGGGGATGTGCACTGTGCCACGGAGACCCGGGGCCTGTGATTTTCAACCAGACCCTGAGCATGAACGGTAATGCAACCAATCCTGATTTTCCAATCCCGAATTCTCCCTATGCTATGGGGTATGACATGGCACACCAGCTTACTGTTGTCGGTGGAAATATGAGTAATTATCATGGCAAGTTTTATTCTATAGATTATTCTTTACTTGGATGGTACGGAAACGGACATGAGAACTATTCTTATAACCCTGTAGGGTATAGTCAGTTCCCGGATACTAAATGTGTGCACTGCCATCAGGGGTATGATGGTTATCCCGGAGGGAATACTTCGGCAACATACATTGACTTCAGACAGGACTACCATAATTTTTCATGCGATTCTCATGCCTGTCACGCCGTTGAGGGGCGGGTGCAACCCTATCAAAGTAATTTCGGGATTCCTGAGATGAAGTCATGCGGGTTCCAGTTCATTCTGCCTGACGATGGCGGGATTGCCAGTAAACAACCCCAGTGTCATGCAATATGGGGTGATATTTATGACGTACCATATGTGGCAGGTGGGAATGGAAACGTAACCATCGTATCCACTCTGGATGACAATAACAATGATTCAAATGATCAGGCAAGGGTCAATTACTCGGATTCAATTCCAGCGTCAGGAGACCCACTTAGATTGCACACTCTAAATGATAAGGTCCCATGCGTCCTATGTCATGGCCCGAATCACGGTATTAGAAATCCGGACCCTTCCACATTTGAACGTAGATTATCTGCTGTTGATGAGGCCGATAAAATTGCTACCAGATTTGCAGATGGGTGTGTAATATGCCATCAGCCGGAGCCTACTTATAAGAATCCCGAATCAACATGTGAAGTATGTCATGTTGGTTTGGATATTTTACCTTTTGAGCAAAATTCGAATGGGACTACTGAGATATCCCACTGCCAGACCTGTCATACAAAAAAGCAGCACAATGCATCTGTTGACTGCACGGTATGTCACAGCCAGGATGCACATATAATAAAATATTTTGATATAAACGGTGATTATAGTCCTTTACAATCAAATGCCGGGAACTGTACTACCTGCCACCAGAATAATAAATTAAGTACTATCCTGGCAAATCCCAAAGCTGGTACCTATTCTGGCAATGCACCACTGGTAAATGACCCTACCACACACAGTGTAAATAGCATCAACGGTACTCTCTGGGACCGGGGTGTCAATTTCTGGGTTAATACAAGCCAGGTTACAACATGTTTATACTGTCACGGGAACACAACACATGAAAGTACTGCGTTAGGATATCCCGGTATTTTCCAGGGGATAAATATCGTAGGTGGCGACCTGTCTGGTTCGTGGTGTGGAAGTTGTCATTACCAGAATAACACAAATTATGATGTGATGGCAGGAACAATGGACCCTGTCCCGCCAGAGATAACCGGAAATGCTACGTATGGGAATTATACAATAGCGGATGACGGAACCACTATCTATTTCGACCATTCAAATATCAGTTCATTTAATGATTCACGGTGCAGTCATTGCCATAATAACTCCGCGACCACTTCCACCGGACTCATGCATGGTGTCCTGGATGGATTGGGGGGACCGGATTGCATTTTGTGTCATGAAGGCAGTGGTGTGATTGGTACATTGACCATCAATATGACGCTATTCAACCAGTCGCCACATGCGAACATCAATAATGGCAATGCCACAAATAATAAGCACTGTTATATGTGCCACCGGGATGGTACGGCGCCAATTGGTGCCACCGGCCAGGCAGAACATATCTCAAAAGAGATACGGTACAATGCTTCAGACAGGTCATGTGCGGATACGGAATGCCACGGGAACACTTCATCTTCGATATATGTAGGTTCCCACTTTGATAATGCCACCCAGTACGGCAGGTTTGAATCCGGTTTTGTCCGTACATCCCAGACGTGCGAATTCTGTCATGGGAAGACCCAGGTGCCCATATTCAACGAATCCATCCCCGGTAATGGTAGCAACATAAGCATGGTCCTGGACGACGGCACAGGTCCAACTGGCCATTATGTGAGGAACATAGTAGATGGTGATAGCCACTATGTGGTCGATACTGTTGGCTGGGAAGTGGACGGGAAGAACGGGAGCCAGGGTTGTGTTTACTGTCACAAGGACCAGAGTGAGGTCTTTGGCGCCACGAATATATCTTCCTGGGCAAACCATTCAACATTTGGCAATAACTGTTATCGCTGTCATATCAACGGCACTACGTACCTTCATGACCTGGGTGTTATTACGGCATCTGGCGGCACACCTGATTGTCTTGGTTGTCACGGATTGGGTAGACCCCAGGAAGATATCAATGAAACCGCCTTCGGCCTGAGTATCCATAAAGACCTCAATACGAATGCCACAAATGTGACCGTCCTTAACAACACCCTGAGCAAAACCTGCTGGGCCTGTCATGGCAACGGTTCAGAACCTGGCGGCCATATTAATAATTCACTGGGACCCAACGTCCCTGCCAACACCACACGGCCGCTAAACTGCAGCGAGGCAAAGTGTCACGTCAACGGTACAGCGATCTACAATGTCACTATCAACGGTACCCAGCCTATTTCAACCATTGAACACATTCCCGGGCAGTTCAGAAGTACCCTCACAGATATTATTGCGGTTGACTGCACCCTTTGTCATAAAAATTCCCTTACCTATAATAATGATACAAAACGCGGGCTTGCTAATGAATCAGATGCATCGAACGTGTCCCATTATGGCAGTTTGACAACTACGAACATCAGTGCGGTCAAGCCCACCACGGATTGCACACTGTGTCATAAGAACACCACCAACAATGTCACGTGGGGTGGTGCGATGCAGGTCAGGCATCCGGTGAACAAATCGACCAGCTTTTGCGTGAATTGTCACGGTAGTGGGACTACCTTCCATGCCGAGAATCTTTCCACGGTTCCTGAGATACATTCATCTGGTTTTGACTGGGAAGGTGATGGTATTGATTCTTTTTCCATATATCCTCCTTTATTATCACAGGATATGGAGGGTTGCTTTGCCTGTCACAATGGAACCGTGGATTTTGCCACAATGGGTCAGGATATTGATGATGACAACAGCAGGATATGTGAAGAATGCCACTATAACAATTCTGTTGGTCCATTTACTATTAACATCAGCATGCGAAGTGATGTATCCGATACTATTCCACGCGTATACAATCACATAAATGATAGTGCGAATGCTACGGTTGTCATAAGGACGAACCTGACCGCATCAAGTACTTCTCAGTTAAGCAGCCCATCGACATGTTTCAACTATAACAATAACACCGGTAATGGAGCATGCCATGGTGTGAGCTATGAGAACCGGACTGATGCTGGCGGATATTATGCTTTCAATAATTATGAAATATCAATGAAAGCAAGCACGAACATGAGTCCGTATCGTTATACACAGACCATTGACCACATGCCCAACACCACAGACTGCCGCATATGCCACCTCGGTGCAAATAGTAGTGTAGGTACCCTTGTTGAAAGTTCTTACTGGGGCAATCCCATGAACGTTTCTGACACCAAACCCACCATTCCTACCCACATCAACATTAATGCCCAGATAGGGGACTGCTGGGCCTGCCACGTATTTGGCGGTGTACAACCGCTGGACTTCCATGATGTCAATATCACCGGTGGTGGCGGTCCGGATTGTATCAGTTGCCATGATGTGGGACGTAGCGGTGCAACATCATGGGTCAATGTCAGTGCCTTGAACGGCAGTCTCAATGGCAATGCCAGTATCCATTACGCAATCAATAACGCCACTACAGGCACCGGAGGCAGTACGGGTAATCCTGACAACCAGATATGCTGGGCATGTCACCAGTCCGACGGCAGCGAACCGTCAGGCATGGGCGATATTTTCGAAGATCCCTACAAGTGCTATGACTGCCATGACGGTACAGCACCGTATACTAATGTCAGCAATGCTCCTGGCGTTTTCCAGCACTTTGTGAACGGCAGTGCATTGAAAGCGGCATCTAATGCTCCTGACAATTCCAGTTCATGCCTGGTATGCCACAACCTCACCGAGATGAAGGTAGAATACAGCGAAGGTATCGACACCTACAGTACGAATTATTCCATTCCATCCCACTACGGCCGTAACCGCAGCAGCGGTCCCGACAGCCTGAGAACAGGCCCCGGCAACAGTGTCAACTGCAGCTACTGTCACCAGACCCCGGGCAACAACTTCACCTCAGCCATGGTCAATATCAACAATGCCTCAGTACCTAACCATAGCCTTGCCTATAACGCTACCACCCCCTACTGTACCGAATGTCACAATGGCGGCTGGATGCACAACGCATCACTATACAAACCCACGAACCTCACCATTGAGAGTTCAGGTCTGTGTCTTTCCTGCCATGGAGATGCGAAGAGCTACACCGGTCCAATGGTCACCAGTAATAAATCCAGGCACAACAACAGCCTTGATTGTACCCAGTGCCATATCAATACCAGTAAACGCGACATCCATGGTATCAAGTACCTGCAGACCGACGGCAGTTCATATACAACAGTCAATACCACAGCAGTCAACTGCACCACCTGTCACCAGGACAATGCCTCGGCTGTGAACCAGTCACTTAACCCGATACCATTGATACAAAAACCCATGTACCACAGCGAGGACCCAATGGCAGGCCGGAAATGGAATGATTCGTATAGTCCTTACTGGAACAACACCAATGAAGCCTGCGAATACTGCCATAACGCGACGTTGCATGAAGTGGATGCCCTTGGCAACCTCGCATCCTTGCGCAGCAATACTACTGACCTGAGTGATTACATATGTGCTTCCTGCCATAAGAGCGGCAGTGCCATGTACAGCTCGATCGGAGGCAATGCAAACTTCAGTAAGACTCCACCCGAGATTACTTTGACAATTAATTCAAACGATGGTACATTTTTCTACAACCACAGTACACTCTCAGATTTCATTGATTCGATATGCAAAGGCTGCCATGGCAATTCAAGCAATCCACCACAAAATACGACTATTTTCGCACATGACGTATATGGGGCAAATATCACTTTGTGTATCAACTGCCATGATGCTCCACTTGGTCTGGTACCCACTACTGTTCAGTTGAATGTTTCGGCCACCAACAACGGTTCGGAATCAATACATTATAATCTTAACAGTGCAGCTTCAGATGATAACCTGCGTTGCTATGCGTGTCATGCGAATGGCAGTGCTCCATCCAGCCATCCATCACTTTCAGACGCTAAACTGTGCGATGAGTGTCACGTTACCCTCAACTTCAGTGCGCCATTGGTTGGCAGGCATATACCAAATGCTTCAGCTCCACAGCAGTTTAGTACTTCCAATATAACGACGAATTATGCCCAGTGCTGGAACTGCCATAACAACAGTGTCAATAGCAGTGCAACCATGTGGCAGAACAACAGGTCTCTTGTATCCCATTACGGTACGAACAGCAGCCTGGTCAGGACCAATTCAAATAGTACTGTAGACGAGTGTTACAATTGCCACTGGAATACCACAAACCAGTATAAGTATGGAAATGCTCCCCAGACCCAGATGGCATCCCAGATACAGTGTTACGAATGCCATAATGGCGACTGGAAGTTCGAGAGAAGAATGCCGGGCCTCCCAGAGATGTGGGTGTTCTATTCATCAGAACCGGGAGATTTGCACAATCAACAGATGGGGACGTATTGGGCTTGTTCCACGTGCCATTAA